The proteins below are encoded in one region of Oncorhynchus gorbuscha isolate QuinsamMale2020 ecotype Even-year linkage group LG01, OgorEven_v1.0, whole genome shotgun sequence:
- the miox gene encoding inositol oxygenase, translated as MRVVNIGPDPSLAYRPILDLEQKDKDKTEYRNFESGSLIDRVYNTYKLMHTNQTLDFVKQKHSDWSGCGHAQMEVMEAVISLDQLVDESDPDVDFPNSYHAFQTAEGIRREHPHKDWFQLVGLIHDIGKIMALSGEPQWAVVGDTFPVGCRFQNGIVFRGSTFADNPDDKNPAYNSECGIYKPNCGLDNVLMSWGHDEYLYRVMKFNKCTIPEEGLYMIRFHSFYPWHSHGDYMHLCDDKDMRMIPWVREFNKFDLYTKTTELPDIEKLKPYYQSLIDKYCPGVLKW; from the exons ATGAGGGTCGTCAATATT gGTCCAGACCCATCTCTGGCATACCGTCCCATCTTAGACCTGGAGCAGAAAGACAAGGACAAGACAGAATACAGGAATTTTGAG AGCGGGAGTCTGATTGATCGTGTGTATAACACATACAAGCTGATGCACACCAACCAGACCCTGGACTTTGTCAAGCAGAAG caCTCTGACTGGTCAGGTTGTGGGCATGCCCAGATGGAGGTGATGGAAGCCGTCATATCTCTGGACCAGCTTGTTGATGAGTCCGACCCTGATGTCGACTTCCCCAACTCATACCACGCCTTTCAGACCGCTGAGGGCATCCGCAGGGAACACCCCCACAAag ACTGGTTCCAGTTGGTGGGGCTGATCCATGACATTGGGAAGATCATGGCTCTGTCAGGGGAACCCCAG TGGGCTGTAGTGGGGGACACATTCCCAGTGGGGTGCAGGTTTCAGAATGGAATTGTGTTTCGAGGCAGTACCTTCGCGGACAACCCCGATGACAAAAACCCTGCTTACAA TTCTGAGTGTGGGATCTATAAGCCAAACTGTGGGCTGGACAATGTGCTCATGTCCTGGGGCCATGATG AGTATCTCTACAGGGTCATGAAGTTCAACAAGTGCACCATCCCAGAAGAG gGTCTGTATATGATTCGATTCCATTCCTTCTACCCCTGGCACTCCCATGGAGACTACATGCACCTCTGTGATGACAAGGACATGCGCATGATTCCCTGGGTTCGCGAGTTCAA TAAGTTTGACCTCTACACCAAGACCACTGAGCTGCCTGACATAGAGAAGTTGAAGCCATACTACCAGTCTCTCATCGACAAGTACTGTCCTGGGGTACTGAAGTggtga
- the lmf2a gene encoding lipase maturation factor 2a: MGYITLPRRLFLWCMALIYMVAFVSLYLQIPGLYGNDGLLPARWQLRYSGKALWEQLLSSPTLLWLAPRLGLDTQTAMELLCLLGAALSLAATVLESLRDSLVFLFLWIMYLSMYQVGQVFLYFQWDSLLLETGFLCVLIAPVTSLRGWRAGREHDPVTFWLVRWLLFRLMFASGIVKLTSRCPTWWGLTALTYHYETQCIPTPLAWFAHQLPVWWHKLSVVATFAIEIAAPFLFLSPLRRLRLGAFYMQVVLQVLIILSGNYNFFNLLTLTMCLSLLDDEHIYFWLRKKYTPNPNQGSSLWWAGFVVEIAVWALIGFGTVTWFDLQINWDKWTVSSRTVFTFHQFNQFLKTVTFPSVWMGLLSLTWELVSSMFRCACVEGFFKRFWGTVQWTVFGAAAVSMFAISLVPFTFIEYDSNASVWPGVRQGYDAVSRYQLVNSYGLFRRMTGVGGRPEVVIEGSMDKVTWTEIEFMYKPGNLSAPPSVITPHQPRLDWQMWFAALGTHTHSPWFTSLMYRLLQGKTDVIELIQSDVSQYPFHQQPPTYLRAHRYKYWFTKTLADGSYPQRWWKRVYIEEFYPTVYLGDTYLESMLSQHGLKDKSLPRRVSEAAVPQVVKWVRSQVRGVSAPLLLWSLLFCSVTLCLLRGLQLEITLKTKLTAAKAERKPTAPPHHPDAKEANSNDKDGLGQRQEEEQEEVDAEEDERRGEDEESEREENDVRDELEEEEDGEEEGNVD; encoded by the exons atgggCTACATTACTCTGCCACGCCGCCTGTTCCTTTGGTGCATGGCTCTCATCTACATGGTCGCCTTCGTCTCCCTCTACCTGCAGATACCAG GCCTGTATGGAAATGATGGTCTGTTACCAGCGCGGTGGCAACTGCGGTACAGTGGTAAGGCTCTCTGGGagcagctcctctcctctcccaccttaCTGTGGCTCGCACCACGTCTGG GTCTTGACACCCAGACTGCCATGGAGCTGCTCTGCCTGCtgggggcagcactgagcctgGCTGCTACAGTACTGGAATCACTCAGAGACAGCTTGGTGTTTCTATTTCTCTGGATCATGTACCTGTCAATGTACCAG GTGGGACAGGTCTTCCTCTACTTCCAATG GGACTCTCTTCTCTTGGAGACGGGGTTCCTCTGTGTGCTCATCGCCCCGGTGACGTCTTTGCGGGGGTGGCGAGCGGGCAGGGAGCACGACCCTGTGACCTTCTGGTTGGTCCGTTGGCTGCTGTTCAGACTGATGTTCGCCTCCGGAATCGTCAAACTCACCTCCCGCTGCCCTACCTGGTGGGGCCTCACAG CGCTGACATATCACTACGAGACCCAGTGTATCCCTACACCCTTGGCCTGGTTTGCCCACCAGCTGCCCGTCTGGTGGCATAAGCTGTCTGTGGTAGCCACCTTCGCCATTGAGATTGCTGCTCCATTCCTCTTCCTCAGCCCTCTACGACGACTTCGCCTCGGGGCCTTCTACATGCAG GTGGTACTGCAGGTGCTGATCATCCTGTCTGGAAACTATAACTTCTTCAACCTCCTGACTCTGACGATGTGTCTGTCTCTGCTGGATGACGAGCATATATACTTCTGGCTACGCAAGAAatacactcctaaccctaaccaag GTTCCTCGTTGTGGTGGGCAGGGTTTGTGGTGGAGATCGCAGTCTGGGCTCTAATTGGCTTCGGAACGGTCACATGGTTTGACCTGCAGATCAACTGGGACAAGTGGACTGTCTCCtccaggacag TGTTTACCTTCCACCAGTTTAACCAGTTCCTGAAGACTGTCACCTTCCCCTCGGTCTGGATGGGATTACTGTCTCTCACCTGGGAACTAGTCTCTTCCATgttcag GTGTGCCTGTGTGGAAGGGTTCTTCAAGAGGTTTTGGGGTACAGTCCAGTGGACAGTGTTTGGTGCTGCTGCTGTCTCTATGTTTGCCATCAGTCTG GTCCCATTCACCTTCATAGAGTATGACAGTAATGCCAGTGTGTGGCCGGGGGTGCGTCAGGGTTATGATGCGGTCAGTCGTTACCAGCTGGTCAACTCCTACGGCCTGTTCAGACGTATGACTGGGGTGGGGGGCCGGCCCGAGGTGGTCATCGAGGGATCCATGGATAAAGTCACctggacg gaGATAGAATTTATGTATAAGCCAGGGAACCTCAGTGCCCCTCCCTCGGTCATCACCCCTCATCAACCACGGCTGGACTGGCAGATGTGGTTTGCAGCCCTGGGAACACATACGCACTCTCCCTGGTTCACCAGCCTAATGTACAGACTGCTGCAGGGCAAGACGGACG tgattGAGCTCATCCAGTCAGATGTGTCTCAGTACCCGTTCCACCAGCAGCCTCCCACATACCTCAGAGCTCACCGCTACAAATACTGGTTCACTAAAACACTAGCTGATGG gtcgTATCCTCAGCGCTGGTGGAAGAGGGTGTACATAGAGGAGTTCTATCCCACAGTGTATCTGGGCGACACCTACCTGGAGAGCATGCTTAGCCAGCATGGACTCaag GATAAGTCCCTCCCTCGGCGTGTGTCTGAAGCAGCTGTGCCCCAGGTGGTGAAGTGGGTGCGCTCTCAGGTGAGGGGTGTGTCTGCACCCCTGCTGCTCTGGAGCCTCCTCTTCTGTAGTGTCACCCTCTGTCTGCTCCGGGGACTGCAGCTGGAAATTACACTCAAGACCAAACTTACTGCAGCCAAGGCTGAACGTAAACCCACAGCTCCACCCCACCACCCTGATGCTAAGGAGGCCAATTCCAATGACAAAGATGGTCTAGGACAaagacaggaggaggagcaggaggaggttgATGCAGAAGAGGATGAGCGAAGGGGGGAAGAcgaggagagtgaaagagaagagaACGATGTAAGAGATGAACtggaagaagaagaggatggagaagaagaggggaatgTTGACTGA